One Rhodobacteraceae bacterium M385 genomic region harbors:
- a CDS encoding ABC transporter permease produces MSKVAPAPSAATTQEVGGMANSYRRRELRRAFQSMLTSRWALIGMLILLIVTFVAIFGPWLAPFDPNRQNIMMRLLEPGQPGAGDLTYWLGSDQLGRDTFSRLLYGARVSLLVGVAAIAVGGTLGTVAGLVSGYFGGWIDDVIMRLGDIQLAFPFILLAIMFLVVLGPGLVNIILVLGIGQWITYARIVRAQTLSLREKEYVEAARAMGDSTFSILFRTILPNIIAPLTVIASFNVAGVILSEAALSFLGLGVPPDVPTWGSMLSESRDHLLSNKWWLAVFPGLAIVFTVLAFNIIGDWLRDFLDPRLKENG; encoded by the coding sequence ATGTCAAAGGTCGCTCCAGCGCCAAGCGCGGCAACCACGCAAGAGGTAGGTGGCATGGCGAATTCCTATCGCCGCCGCGAACTTCGCCGCGCCTTCCAAAGCATGCTGACCAGCCGTTGGGCGTTGATTGGGATGCTGATTCTATTGATCGTGACCTTCGTGGCGATCTTCGGCCCCTGGCTGGCGCCGTTTGATCCCAACAGGCAAAACATCATGATGCGTTTGCTTGAACCCGGCCAACCCGGCGCGGGTGATCTGACCTATTGGTTAGGGTCCGACCAACTGGGCCGGGATACGTTCTCTCGGCTGCTGTACGGCGCACGGGTATCCCTGCTTGTGGGCGTTGCCGCCATTGCGGTCGGCGGCACTTTGGGCACGGTTGCGGGGTTGGTTTCGGGCTACTTCGGGGGATGGATCGATGATGTCATCATGCGTTTGGGCGATATCCAACTGGCATTCCCCTTCATCCTTCTGGCGATCATGTTCCTTGTCGTTCTTGGGCCGGGGTTAGTTAACATTATCCTCGTTCTGGGGATCGGGCAGTGGATTACCTATGCGCGGATTGTACGGGCGCAGACCCTCAGTCTTCGGGAAAAAGAATATGTTGAGGCCGCGCGTGCCATGGGTGACAGCACATTCTCGATCCTGTTCCGCACCATCCTGCCCAATATCATTGCACCGCTGACCGTGATTGCATCGTTCAACGTGGCGGGCGTGATCCTGTCGGAAGCCGCTTTGTCGTTCCTTGGCCTTGGCGTGCCGCCCGATGTGCCGACATGGGGCAGCATGTTGTCGGAAAGCCGCGATCACCTGCTGTCGAACAAATGGTGGTTGGCCGTCTTCCCGGGGCTGGCGATTGTCTTCACGGTGCTGGCGTTCAACATCATCGGCGATTGGCTACGCGACTTCCTGGACCCCCGCCTGAAAGAGAACGGCTAA
- a CDS encoding ABC transporter ATP-binding protein: protein MTHDPSDSAKRVPLLEVRDLQTTFDLSKTRSVCAVDGVSFDVHAGETLAIVGESGSGKSVTSLSIMGLLPKDVGRVSGGSIKLNGREITTLNDTEMREIRGKEIGMIFQEPMTSLNPVHTVGQQIAEMVIRHEKVSKAKARARAIEMLDLVGIPEPSTRVDNYPHEMSGGMRQRAMIAMALSCEPRILIADEPTTALDVTIQAQMLELMDDLQKKLGMAIVFITHDLGVVAEVADRVVVMYAAQVVETAGVEEIFRSPKMPYTAGLMNSIPRLGSSVNKIRLEAIPGSVPALTNLPQGCRFHPRCAFATEACTRALPPLEAAESDHLIRCARWRELNLSERQAS, encoded by the coding sequence ATGACGCATGACCCTTCCGACAGCGCCAAACGCGTGCCCTTGCTCGAAGTCAGGGACCTGCAAACCACCTTTGACCTTAGCAAGACACGGTCGGTCTGCGCCGTGGACGGGGTGAGCTTTGACGTTCACGCGGGCGAAACCCTTGCTATCGTTGGCGAAAGCGGGTCGGGAAAATCCGTGACAAGCCTGTCGATTATGGGCCTGTTGCCCAAGGACGTGGGCCGCGTTTCGGGCGGTAGCATCAAGCTGAATGGCCGCGAAATCACCACCCTGAACGACACAGAGATGCGTGAAATCCGCGGCAAAGAGATCGGGATGATCTTTCAGGAGCCGATGACAAGCCTTAACCCGGTGCACACCGTCGGCCAGCAGATCGCTGAAATGGTGATCCGTCACGAAAAGGTATCCAAGGCAAAGGCACGGGCCCGCGCGATTGAGATGTTGGACCTCGTGGGCATTCCAGAGCCGTCGACACGTGTAGACAACTACCCCCACGAGATGTCGGGCGGAATGCGCCAAAGGGCGATGATCGCGATGGCGCTTTCGTGCGAGCCGCGCATTTTGATCGCCGATGAGCCGACAACCGCCCTCGACGTGACCATCCAAGCGCAAATGCTTGAACTTATGGATGACCTCCAGAAGAAGCTGGGGATGGCGATTGTGTTTATCACCCACGACCTGGGCGTTGTGGCCGAAGTCGCGGACCGTGTGGTAGTGATGTATGCCGCGCAGGTTGTAGAAACGGCCGGCGTGGAAGAGATCTTCCGAAGCCCCAAGATGCCCTACACCGCTGGTCTGATGAACTCGATCCCGCGCTTGGGGTCTTCGGTTAACAAGATCCGGCTAGAGGCCATCCCTGGAAGCGTGCCTGCCCTGACGAACCTGCCGCAAGGCTGCCGCTTCCATCCCCGCTGCGCCTTCGCCACCGAAGCCTGTACCCGTGCCTTGCCCCCGCTTGAGGCGGCTGAGAGCGACCACCTGATCCGCTGCGCCCGTTGGCGAGAGCTGAACCTAAGCGAAAGGCAAGCGTCATGA
- a CDS encoding ABC transporter substrate-binding protein, whose amino-acid sequence MPKLLNVLAAGAASVALTTGAFAQADDDTIVVGLSADIVTLDPAPISSRDNSNIARHIFGTLYSMGGDGVANPDLANNLEISDDGLAYVYTLNEGLTCHDGEPLTAEDAAYSFNRAADPENAFTGNTPGFIFSSIDFQSAEALDDLRVQINIGAPNPIAFGLIAEVFIHCMDSYEAMTLDEATSNPIGSGSYRLVEWSRGSEVVLEAVEGADVGFQNIIWRIIPEASTRSAELMAGNVDIITNVAPDQMDVINNSGVAEVNPIQGTRRMYVGFNLSDAMAEQPGGDAIQDPAVRRALQYAVNVPAICSQLLNFECERMTGIVNPPNANQDLEPYPYDPAEAERLLDEAGWPRGDDGVRFSIAFQAGQGRYLNDANVVQAIAQMLGDVGLDVDLQIMEWSSVYIPIIRERNAGPLYFIGSGGALWSPLYDMTDLAAVDAGTNYTHWDDPRWFDRWEDIAAAESEEETREIIDEMLQVFYDDGPWLHLYFQPDFYGVSNRVNWTPRPDEKVYLFDATLN is encoded by the coding sequence ATGCCAAAACTACTCAATGTGCTTGCAGCCGGTGCTGCAAGCGTCGCGCTTACCACGGGGGCTTTCGCGCAAGCCGATGACGACACGATCGTCGTTGGGCTTAGTGCCGATATCGTCACGCTCGACCCTGCCCCGATTTCGTCACGCGATAACTCCAACATCGCCCGCCATATTTTCGGGACGCTGTACAGCATGGGCGGCGACGGTGTTGCCAACCCCGATCTGGCCAACAACCTGGAAATCTCTGACGATGGGTTGGCTTATGTCTATACCCTCAACGAAGGTCTGACCTGCCACGATGGAGAGCCTTTGACCGCAGAAGATGCGGCCTATTCGTTCAACCGCGCAGCCGACCCTGAGAATGCCTTCACCGGCAACACGCCCGGCTTCATCTTCTCGTCCATCGACTTCCAAAGCGCCGAAGCGCTGGATGATCTGCGCGTTCAGATCAACATCGGTGCCCCAAACCCCATCGCCTTCGGCCTGATTGCAGAGGTGTTCATCCACTGCATGGACAGCTACGAGGCGATGACCCTCGACGAAGCGACCAGCAACCCCATCGGTTCCGGTTCATACCGTCTGGTTGAATGGAGCCGTGGTTCCGAGGTGGTCCTAGAGGCCGTTGAAGGCGCCGACGTGGGCTTCCAGAACATCATCTGGCGGATCATCCCCGAAGCCTCCACCCGCTCGGCCGAGCTGATGGCCGGCAACGTGGACATCATCACCAACGTCGCGCCCGACCAGATGGACGTGATCAACAACTCCGGCGTGGCCGAAGTGAACCCCATCCAAGGCACACGCCGCATGTATGTGGGCTTCAACCTGTCTGACGCGATGGCTGAACAGCCCGGCGGCGATGCGATCCAGGATCCGGCCGTGCGCCGTGCGCTGCAATACGCGGTGAACGTGCCTGCGATCTGTTCCCAGCTGCTTAACTTCGAGTGTGAGCGGATGACCGGTATCGTGAACCCGCCCAACGCCAATCAGGATCTGGAACCTTACCCCTATGATCCCGCAGAGGCCGAGCGCCTGCTGGACGAGGCCGGTTGGCCCCGTGGCGACGACGGTGTCCGTTTCTCCATCGCGTTCCAAGCCGGTCAGGGCCGCTACCTGAACGACGCCAACGTGGTGCAGGCGATTGCTCAGATGCTGGGTGATGTGGGTCTGGATGTTGATCTTCAGATTATGGAATGGTCCAGCGTCTACATCCCGATCATTCGTGAGCGTAACGCAGGACCCCTCTACTTCATCGGTTCCGGTGGCGCATTGTGGAGCCCGCTCTACGACATGACCGACTTGGCCGCTGTCGATGCAGGCACCAACTACACCCATTGGGATGACCCACGCTGGTTCGACCGTTGGGAAGACATCGCTGCTGCTGAATCTGAGGAGGAAACACGCGAGATCATCGACGAGATGCTGCAAGTTTTCTACGATGATGGCCCTTGGCTGCACCTCTACTTCCAGCCTGACTTCTACGGCGTCAGCAACCGCGTCAACTGGACCCCGCGCCCAGATGAGAAGGTTTACCTCTTCGACGCGACATTGAACTGA
- a CDS encoding ATP-binding cassette domain-containing protein, giving the protein MNAPLLEVDKLQKYFPIHGGVLQRVVNNVKAVNDISFSINPGEVVGLVGESGSGKTTVGRTILRLEEATGGAVRFDGADVMALNTADLRSYRKRMQIIFQDPYASLNPREKVRDILTHPLRLHKIGTPSEHEDRAVALLEKVGLNRDHLDRFPHEFSGGQRQRIGIARALAVEPEFIVADEPVSALDVSIQAQVINLLEDLKTDLNLTMLFIAHDLGVVEHICDRVIVMYLGRVMEIASVADLYARPNHPYTQALMSAVPVPEPGKRRDRVILKGDIPSPINPPTGCVFRTRCPMATDACAAVVPELKSVGEGHVSACIHTT; this is encoded by the coding sequence ATGAACGCACCGCTGTTAGAAGTCGATAAGCTGCAAAAGTACTTTCCGATCCATGGCGGCGTTCTTCAGCGCGTGGTCAACAACGTGAAGGCGGTCAACGACATCTCCTTCTCGATCAACCCGGGCGAGGTTGTGGGACTTGTGGGCGAAAGTGGCTCGGGCAAAACCACCGTCGGGCGCACGATCTTACGGCTGGAAGAAGCCACAGGCGGCGCGGTGCGTTTCGATGGGGCCGATGTGATGGCGCTGAACACCGCCGATCTGCGTAGTTACCGGAAGCGGATGCAGATTATTTTCCAAGACCCCTACGCCAGCCTGAACCCGCGCGAAAAAGTGCGCGATATCCTGACCCATCCGCTTCGCTTGCATAAGATTGGCACGCCGTCCGAGCATGAAGATCGTGCGGTCGCCTTGCTTGAAAAGGTCGGCCTGAACCGCGACCACTTAGATCGATTCCCCCATGAATTTTCCGGCGGCCAGCGGCAGCGTATCGGGATCGCCCGTGCCTTGGCTGTAGAGCCTGAGTTTATTGTCGCGGATGAGCCTGTCTCCGCGCTTGATGTGTCGATCCAGGCGCAGGTTATCAACCTGCTGGAAGACCTGAAGACAGACCTTAACCTGACGATGCTGTTTATCGCCCATGATCTGGGCGTGGTGGAGCATATCTGCGACCGGGTGATCGTCATGTATCTGGGCCGAGTGATGGAAATCGCCTCGGTGGCAGATCTCTATGCACGGCCAAATCACCCCTATACGCAGGCGCTCATGTCCGCTGTGCCGGTCCCTGAACCGGGAAAACGGCGAGACCGGGTGATCTTGAAGGGGGACATTCCCAGCCCAATCAACCCGCCCACCGGTTGCGTCTTCCGCACCCGCTGCCCTATGGCGACGGACGCTTGTGCAGCCGTTGTGCCAGAACTGAAGTCGGTGGGCGAAGGCCATGTAAGCGCCTGCATCCACACAACTTAA
- a CDS encoding ABC transporter permease, protein MWTFLARRLLQSIIVMIGVTLISFVSLQIGGDPTYLFVSENASTEEIEAARIALGFDRPLYVQYVSYIWNALQGDFGNSLSYREPAMGVVLEAMPATIELTAFSLILAIGLSIPLGIFAALHRGKPIDGGIMTVAMLGQSIPNFWMGIMMFLYFGLYLGWFPISGHVAFLEPLFEGNFAEAFGNLPSALHHLIMPALAVGTYTLARNARLVRSSMLEVLQQDYVRTARSKGISESRVVMNHAMRNAWLPVVTMIGLEFGFLLGGVVVVETIFSYPGIGRLVFTAINQRDIPVVQASVILLAGIFILLNLLVDLVYARLDPRVKL, encoded by the coding sequence ATGTGGACATTTCTCGCCAGGCGTCTGCTGCAAAGCATCATTGTAATGATCGGCGTGACGCTGATCAGCTTTGTGTCGCTTCAGATCGGGGGCGACCCGACCTATCTATTCGTGTCAGAGAACGCGAGCACAGAAGAGATTGAGGCCGCGCGTATCGCGCTTGGGTTTGATCGCCCGCTCTACGTGCAATACGTCAGCTATATCTGGAATGCGTTGCAGGGGGATTTCGGAAACTCCCTCAGCTACCGGGAACCCGCCATGGGTGTTGTCCTAGAGGCGATGCCCGCGACCATTGAATTGACGGCTTTCTCGTTGATTCTCGCCATTGGCCTCTCGATTCCGTTGGGGATCTTCGCCGCTTTGCACCGGGGCAAGCCCATCGACGGTGGGATCATGACGGTGGCGATGCTGGGGCAGTCGATCCCGAATTTCTGGATGGGAATCATGATGTTCCTCTACTTCGGATTGTACTTGGGGTGGTTCCCGATCTCGGGCCATGTCGCCTTTCTGGAGCCCTTGTTTGAAGGCAACTTCGCAGAAGCCTTCGGAAACCTTCCCAGTGCGCTGCATCATTTGATCATGCCCGCTCTGGCGGTCGGGACCTACACTTTGGCGCGAAACGCGCGGCTGGTGCGGTCCTCGATGCTGGAGGTGTTGCAGCAGGATTACGTCCGCACCGCGCGCTCCAAAGGTATCTCGGAGAGCCGCGTTGTGATGAACCACGCGATGCGCAATGCGTGGCTGCCCGTCGTCACGATGATCGGGCTAGAGTTCGGTTTCCTGCTTGGCGGCGTCGTCGTGGTCGAAACGATTTTCTCATATCCGGGCATTGGGCGGTTGGTTTTCACCGCGATCAACCAGCGCGACATTCCTGTCGTGCAGGCCTCGGTTATCTTACTGGCTGGCATCTTCATCTTGCTGAACTTGCTTGTCGATCTTGTCTACGCGCGGCTTGACCCGCGTGTGAAACTCTAA
- a CDS encoding ABC transporter ATP-binding protein/permease, which produces MSEELEVERGDIRDNGRRPPRAVVGSHRIEEEMFGRVFDRAITSRIWDFVRPYRRQIIIAVLAVLVFTATQIAIPLIISYGIDNGLTADLAGQSALRTAMIAFMIAIGLNYGAAWLQESIVGKAAENVLFDIRTAMFSHLQDVSLTFMDKTEVGRLMSRLQGDVNAMQEFLETSVLSVGDIVLLFGIIISMLWLNVQLGLLTLCVLPVLFIVRIVWLPRARAAFMAAHEANSVANGALAEAIHGVRTVQSMDRQPVNFALYTDKARATLLAHRTASKFAQVMVPIVDSLTGIAMAVVVVVGGSKVLNQQLEVGVMVAFLFYIQRFFDPIRSLTMQYSVMQRAMASGQRLIDVLDVPVDIKDAEDAVDLPHDMDGAIEFKNVTFGYNPANPVLKNVSFKVQPGETVALVGPTGSGKSSAMSLLNRFYDVQGGEILVGGKDVREVTQASIGREIAMVLQEPYLFSGTLLENIRYNKSDATEEDVIAAAKAVGAHDFIMALPKGYQTVMGERGGTLSLGQRQLISFARALVADARILVLDEATASIDSYTEMLIQKALETLLTGRTGLVIAHRLATIRDADRIIVLQAGEVLEQGNHDELMAMNGLYAQLYSVNYASFDDVPDASIDAGEVQSS; this is translated from the coding sequence ATGAGCGAGGAACTCGAAGTTGAACGCGGCGATATCCGCGACAATGGCCGCCGCCCGCCCCGTGCGGTTGTAGGCTCGCACCGGATCGAGGAAGAGATGTTTGGCCGCGTCTTTGACCGAGCCATCACCTCCCGCATCTGGGATTTCGTCCGCCCCTACCGTCGGCAGATTATCATCGCGGTTCTGGCGGTTCTTGTCTTCACCGCCACCCAGATCGCGATCCCGCTGATCATCAGCTACGGCATCGACAACGGCCTGACCGCAGACCTTGCCGGGCAATCGGCCCTGCGCACGGCGATGATCGCCTTCATGATCGCTATCGGCCTGAACTACGGCGCAGCTTGGTTGCAAGAAAGCATCGTGGGCAAAGCAGCCGAGAACGTGTTGTTCGACATCCGCACCGCCATGTTCAGCCATTTGCAGGACGTGTCGCTGACCTTCATGGACAAGACCGAAGTGGGCCGCCTGATGTCGCGTCTGCAAGGTGACGTGAACGCGATGCAGGAGTTTCTGGAGACCTCGGTCCTCTCCGTAGGCGATATCGTTCTGCTGTTCGGGATCATCATCTCGATGCTATGGCTCAACGTGCAGTTGGGGCTGTTGACGCTTTGTGTTCTGCCGGTGCTGTTCATTGTCCGCATCGTCTGGCTGCCCCGCGCACGTGCTGCGTTCATGGCCGCGCACGAGGCAAATTCCGTGGCCAATGGCGCCTTGGCCGAAGCGATCCACGGCGTGCGCACCGTCCAAAGTATGGACCGCCAGCCGGTCAACTTTGCGCTCTATACCGATAAGGCGCGGGCAACCTTACTGGCGCATCGCACCGCGTCCAAATTCGCGCAGGTCATGGTGCCGATCGTCGATAGCCTCACAGGGATCGCCATGGCCGTTGTGGTTGTGGTTGGTGGGTCGAAAGTGCTGAACCAGCAGCTTGAAGTCGGCGTGATGGTCGCCTTCCTGTTCTACATTCAACGCTTCTTTGACCCGATCCGCTCGCTCACGATGCAGTATTCGGTGATGCAGCGGGCGATGGCCTCGGGCCAGCGGTTGATCGACGTGCTGGACGTGCCCGTCGATATCAAGGACGCCGAAGACGCCGTCGACCTGCCCCACGACATGGACGGCGCGATTGAGTTCAAGAACGTGACCTTCGGCTACAATCCAGCCAATCCGGTGCTCAAGAACGTCAGCTTCAAGGTGCAACCCGGTGAAACGGTGGCCCTTGTCGGTCCCACCGGATCGGGCAAATCCAGCGCCATGTCGCTGCTCAACCGGTTCTACGACGTGCAAGGCGGAGAGATCCTTGTCGGCGGCAAAGACGTGCGCGAGGTGACCCAAGCCTCCATCGGGCGCGAGATCGCCATGGTTTTGCAAGAGCCCTACCTGTTCAGCGGCACTTTGTTGGAGAACATCCGCTACAACAAATCAGACGCGACCGAAGAAGACGTTATCGCTGCTGCCAAGGCTGTCGGGGCCCATGACTTCATCATGGCGCTGCCCAAGGGCTATCAGACGGTGATGGGCGAGCGGGGCGGCACGCTATCGCTTGGTCAACGACAGCTTATCAGCTTCGCCCGCGCCCTTGTGGCCGATGCCCGCATCCTTGTGCTGGACGAGGCCACAGCCAGCATCGACAGCTATACAGAGATGCTGATCCAGAAGGCGTTGGAAACGCTTTTGACGGGGCGCACGGGTCTTGTGATCGCGCACCGCTTGGCCACGATCCGCGACGCCGACAGGATCATCGTCTTGCAAGCCGGTGAAGTGTTGGAACAAGGCAACCATGACGAGCTGATGGCGATGAACGGCCTGTATGCGCAGCTATACAGCGTGAATTATGCGTCGTTTGATGACGTACCGGATGCCAGCATTGATGCGGGTGAGGTGCAAAGCTCCTGA
- a CDS encoding ABC transporter ATP-binding protein/permease, protein MAVADEIMRPTDTVGWKSGFNTIKRVTALALKSPWMVAIALGSTVAASVLQLLVPVLLGRAVDQTQRLVSDPSSADTAASGLWATALLVLGVMVTRGLFTVFQNYFSESVGHNVGYMLRLEYYEKIQRLSFGFHDRMHSGDLITLGMLDLEGVRMFFSTGLVRIVLLSILIGAGGYLLLSTDFVLGLLALSFVPFVAWRSSVTQLKLRGTWLELQNRLSVLSRVMEENLGGIRVVRAFAAKPYEMAKYENASTSALDLAHERVDIRVRNTSMMTFSFLLAMGLVLWVGSNKVVAGDITVGTLASFLTFMTILQMPVRQLGMLVNSFARTATCGERVFALLDLDLAITDADNASDLEVKSGVLKFDNVGFTYPGASKPTLHGLSFTAKRGETIGLIGPPGSGKSTIAHLIPRFYDVTSGAISIDGQDVRDVTLKSLRHEVVAVQQDAFLFTTSLENNIAYGDPWAPPSQIADASASAQLHQFIATLPAGYETIVGERGASLSGGQRQRMTIARTLMLRPSVLIFDDSTAAVDAGTEQRIRTTIQAQASERVTIIVAHRLNSLMHADQILFVEDGQIVERGTHEELLALGGRYRALHDLQIRPEEPAQ, encoded by the coding sequence ATGGCCGTGGCTGATGAGATCATGCGCCCCACCGACACCGTCGGTTGGAAAAGCGGGTTTAACACCATCAAACGGGTCACAGCGCTGGCGCTGAAGTCGCCTTGGATGGTCGCGATCGCGCTTGGATCAACCGTTGCGGCGTCGGTACTGCAATTGCTGGTGCCGGTCCTTCTGGGGCGGGCCGTGGACCAAACGCAGCGCCTTGTCTCTGACCCTTCTAGCGCCGACACGGCGGCCTCGGGTCTCTGGGCGACTGCGTTGTTGGTACTAGGCGTGATGGTGACACGCGGGCTGTTCACCGTTTTCCAGAACTACTTCAGCGAAAGCGTGGGCCACAACGTCGGCTATATGCTGCGGTTGGAGTATTACGAGAAGATCCAACGCCTTAGCTTCGGCTTTCATGACCGCATGCACTCGGGCGATTTGATCACCTTGGGCATGTTGGATCTGGAAGGCGTGCGAATGTTTTTCTCCACCGGTCTGGTGCGGATCGTGCTTCTGAGCATCCTGATCGGCGCCGGTGGCTACCTTCTGTTGTCCACCGACTTTGTCCTCGGCCTGTTGGCGCTTAGCTTCGTTCCATTCGTTGCGTGGCGGTCTTCTGTGACGCAACTCAAGCTGCGTGGCACGTGGCTGGAGCTGCAAAACCGCCTGTCCGTGCTGAGCCGTGTGATGGAAGAAAACCTTGGCGGCATCCGTGTGGTCCGTGCTTTCGCAGCCAAACCCTACGAGATGGCGAAATACGAAAACGCCTCGACTTCTGCCCTCGACCTTGCCCACGAACGAGTCGATATCCGGGTGCGCAACACGTCAATGATGACCTTCTCCTTCCTGCTGGCCATGGGCTTGGTGCTTTGGGTCGGCTCCAACAAGGTCGTCGCAGGCGACATTACCGTGGGCACCTTGGCCTCTTTCCTGACCTTCATGACGATCCTGCAAATGCCGGTGCGCCAGTTGGGGATGTTGGTCAATTCCTTCGCCCGCACCGCGACCTGTGGTGAGCGCGTGTTCGCTCTGCTGGATCTGGACCTAGCGATCACTGATGCAGACAATGCCAGTGATCTGGAAGTTAAAAGCGGCGTCCTGAAATTCGACAATGTCGGCTTCACCTATCCCGGCGCGTCGAAGCCCACGCTGCATGGGCTAAGCTTTACCGCTAAACGGGGCGAAACCATCGGCCTGATCGGCCCGCCCGGCAGCGGCAAATCCACCATTGCCCACCTTATTCCCCGCTTCTACGACGTGACCAGTGGCGCGATTTCAATTGATGGCCAAGACGTCCGTGACGTGACGCTCAAATCGCTCCGCCATGAGGTGGTCGCCGTGCAGCAGGATGCGTTTCTGTTCACCACTAGTCTGGAAAACAACATCGCATACGGTGACCCTTGGGCCCCGCCGTCGCAGATCGCGGACGCGAGCGCCTCGGCGCAATTGCACCAGTTCATCGCCACCCTGCCCGCCGGATACGAGACGATCGTGGGTGAGCGTGGCGCGTCCCTGTCAGGTGGTCAGCGGCAACGCATGACGATTGCCCGCACGCTCATGCTTCGCCCCAGTGTGCTGATCTTCGACGACAGCACGGCCGCTGTGGATGCGGGCACCGAGCAGCGGATCAGGACCACCATTCAAGCGCAGGCGAGCGAGCGTGTGACCATCATCGTGGCGCATCGGTTGAACTCTTTGATGCATGCCGACCAGATCCTGTTTGTCGAGGACGGTCAAATTGTCGAACGCGGCACCCATGAGGAGTTGCTGGCCCTTGGCGGGCGTTATCGCGCCTTGCACGATCTTCAAATCAGACCAGAGGAGCCCGCCCAATGA
- a CDS encoding GntR family transcriptional regulator, whose translation MTDAKAAFDAPMPHDIAPIENVPLRVQVADQLRAAILSGRLRPGTSLVETALAEQMKVSRAPIREAIQILENDGLVETIAYKGKRVKPLTAREVAETYSLREVFEVMAVRRILENKAPLDALRTHCDEMTAAAKAGDFAGLVAADEAFHHALIRLADHDLLAASWRNLYLRIHQIMALRNRDERNLEEVASNHPPIVQAIADGDADRAISLISDHTRALAAFDPAGIVQAM comes from the coding sequence ATGACCGATGCGAAAGCGGCCTTTGACGCGCCGATGCCCCACGACATCGCCCCGATTGAAAACGTGCCACTGCGCGTTCAGGTGGCCGACCAGTTGCGTGCGGCGATCCTGAGCGGTCGGCTTCGGCCCGGAACAAGTCTGGTAGAGACCGCGCTGGCCGAGCAGATGAAGGTGTCCCGCGCGCCCATTCGCGAAGCCATCCAAATTCTTGAGAATGACGGCTTGGTCGAAACGATTGCTTACAAAGGCAAGCGCGTGAAGCCGCTAACCGCCCGTGAAGTGGCTGAAACCTATTCGCTGCGCGAAGTTTTTGAGGTGATGGCCGTGCGCCGCATTCTGGAAAACAAGGCCCCCCTTGATGCCCTGCGCACCCATTGCGACGAGATGACTGCCGCTGCAAAGGCTGGCGACTTCGCCGGGCTGGTCGCGGCCGATGAAGCATTCCACCACGCCTTGATCCGCTTGGCTGATCATGACCTGCTCGCGGCATCGTGGCGAAACCTCTACCTGCGCATCCACCAGATTATGGCCCTTCGTAACCGCGACGAGCGCAATCTGGAAGAGGTGGCAAGCAACCACCCACCCATCGTTCAAGCCATAGCCGACGGCGACGCCGATCGCGCTATCTCTCTTATCTCCGATCACACCCGCGCTCTGGCCGCCTTCGATCCGGCGGGCATTGTGCAGGCAATGTGA